A single window of Salvia splendens isolate huo1 chromosome 8, SspV2, whole genome shotgun sequence DNA harbors:
- the LOC121745852 gene encoding radial spoke head 1 homolog: MLWSIGSRQKADKKAIYGCYVQAYTNGDVYEGEFHKGKCNDSGVYYYYMSGRYEGDWVDGKYNGHGVETWARGSRYRGQYRQGLRHGFRVYRFYTGDVHSQRRG, translated from the coding sequence ATGCTTTGGTCGATTGGTTCGAGGCAGAAGGCGGATAAGAAGGCCATTTACGGGTGTTATGTTCAAGCATACACCAATGGGGATGTCTATGAGGGCGAGTTTCATAAGGGGAAATGTAATGATAGTGGGGTTTATTACTATTACATGAGTGGGAGGTATGAAGGTGATTGGGTTGATGGCAAGTATAATGGCCATGGGGTTGAGACGTGGGCTCGGGGTAGCCGGTATAGAGGGCAGTACCGGCAAGGCCTTAGGCATGGTTTCAGAGTATATAGGTTTTACACTGGTGACGTACATTCTCAACGGAGGGGGTGA
- the LOC121745853 gene encoding putative glycine-rich cell wall structural protein 1: MRPAHPAFGIYLNRQGLGKEQPNRGEPRDCYCGGGGGGGGDGGAGGGGNGWVHAVSVEGVGESWSLGDGTGELLLEMGSLEGGGLGGKRVILLQLLLILIVDEDLEGGSGPRRGRRRQIGLRETWVFLGEGGKGGGDEWG; the protein is encoded by the exons ATGAGGCCGGCTCACCCGGCCTTTGGCATTTATCTTAATCGGCAAGGGCTTGGCAAGGAACAACCTAATCGTGGGGAGCCTCGGGATTGCTATTGTGGCGGAGGCGGAGGTGGAGGCGGAGACGGCGGCGCAGGTGGTGGTGGAAATGG GTGGGTCCACGCCGTATCTGTGGAGGGCGTTGGAGAGAGTTGGAGTCTTGGTGACGGAACAGGAGAATTGTTGCTGGAGATGGGGTCTCTTGAAGGGGGTGGGCTTGGGGGTAAAAGGGTCATTCTGCTCCAGCTGCTGCTGATTCTAATCGTTGATGAGGATTTGGAGGGCGGGAGTGGGCCCAGGCGAGGACGAAGGCGGCAGATTGGTTTGAGAGAAACGTGGGTGTTTCTAGGTGAGGGAGGAAAGGGGGGAGGGGATGAGTGGGGTTGA